A stretch of the Actinoalloteichus fjordicus genome encodes the following:
- a CDS encoding ArsA family ATPase, with amino-acid sequence MRLLLFTGKGGVGKTTLAAATAARLARDGVKTLVVSTDPAHSLGDAFGLALGDEPVEVDSGLFAGHIETRGLVDQAWRTLRDHLRTMLAGAGLDELDAEELTVLPGIEELLALTEVARIAQAGPWETVIVDCGPTAETLRLLALPEALAGYLERLFPAHRRAVRGLLGTLAGGSLDKWDALASGLGDLAGRLEGLRALLTDRDVTGVRLVLTPERVVAAETRRTVTVLTLQGIAVDALLVNRLVPDPGADRGVAADWLRTRRAEQQAVLDEVRRETAVPVWTAGHRAGEPVGASALLVVADDLYGERDPLRRAPDRPLLSVRRPATPDGEYLLTIALPLSAEDRLDLARAGDELVVTVDGRRRLVALPSVLRRCVVSGASADDDGVTVRFQPDPALWMR; translated from the coding sequence GTGCGCCTGCTGCTGTTCACCGGCAAGGGCGGGGTCGGCAAGACCACCCTGGCCGCCGCGACCGCCGCCCGGCTGGCTCGGGACGGGGTCAAGACCCTGGTCGTCTCCACCGATCCGGCGCACTCGCTGGGCGACGCGTTCGGCCTCGCCCTCGGCGACGAGCCGGTGGAGGTGGACTCCGGGCTGTTCGCGGGGCACATCGAGACCAGGGGACTCGTCGATCAGGCGTGGCGGACGCTGCGCGATCACCTGCGGACGATGCTCGCCGGGGCGGGCCTCGACGAGCTGGACGCCGAGGAGCTGACCGTGCTTCCCGGCATCGAGGAGCTGCTCGCGCTCACCGAGGTCGCCAGGATCGCGCAGGCGGGCCCCTGGGAGACGGTGATCGTCGACTGCGGCCCCACCGCGGAGACGCTGCGACTGCTGGCCCTGCCGGAGGCACTGGCCGGCTATCTCGAACGACTCTTCCCCGCACATCGCCGCGCGGTGCGCGGACTGCTGGGCACCCTCGCGGGCGGCAGCCTCGACAAGTGGGATGCCCTCGCGAGCGGGCTCGGCGATCTCGCGGGCAGGCTGGAGGGCCTGCGGGCCCTGCTCACCGACCGCGACGTGACCGGCGTCCGGCTGGTCTTGACGCCGGAGCGCGTCGTCGCCGCCGAGACCCGACGCACGGTCACCGTGCTCACCCTCCAGGGCATCGCGGTGGACGCCCTGCTGGTCAACCGGCTGGTACCCGATCCTGGTGCGGATCGCGGCGTGGCAGCCGACTGGCTGCGGACCCGCCGAGCCGAGCAGCAGGCCGTGCTGGACGAGGTGCGGCGGGAGACCGCCGTGCCCGTCTGGACCGCAGGGCATCGGGCCGGGGAGCCGGTGGGCGCCTCGGCGCTGCTGGTCGTCGCCGACGACCTCTACGGCGAGCGCGACCCGCTGCGCAGGGCGCCCGACCGTCCGCTGCTGTCGGTGCGGCGACCCGCCACGCCGGACGGCGAGTACCTGCTGACCATCGCGCTGCCCCTGTCTGCCGAGGATCGTCTCGACCTGGCCAGGGCAGGTGACGAGCTGGTGGTGACCGTGGACGGCCGCAGGCGGCTCGTCGCCCTGCCCTCGGTGCTGCGCCGCTGTGTCGTCTCCGGCGCCAGCGCGGACGACGACGGCGTGACCGTCCGTTTCCAGCCCGACCCGGCACTGTGGATGCGGTGA
- a CDS encoding C40 family peptidase, producing MAVSLVPAPVMAQELPDNKSDAVAQLEELDHEAVRLTEEWHRANDDLAAREAELEEATAAFEQSQESAEQARGDEELFRGNVDELANASYQGARFNKLSALLVAEDPQAFLDQLSALDVLASGNAESLDRLTAVVRQAEEAEASASEAETAAAEAAAEAEELRTEIDERRTEMDAQIAEVQAHIDDLTAEEQAEYDQGSGADEGETDYQVPPGTGTGSAAVQAALTRVGMPYVYGATGPGTFDCSGLMQWAYNQVGVSLPRNSAAQASTGTAVSRAQLAPGDLIAYGNPSVHHIGMYVGNGNVVHAPTTGQNVKVVPIDRGSNSPIVAMRRVA from the coding sequence ATGGCAGTCAGCCTCGTCCCCGCGCCGGTGATGGCCCAGGAACTTCCCGACAACAAATCAGACGCGGTGGCTCAGCTCGAAGAACTCGATCACGAGGCCGTGCGGCTGACCGAGGAATGGCACCGCGCCAACGACGACCTGGCCGCCCGAGAGGCGGAGCTGGAGGAGGCGACCGCCGCCTTCGAGCAGTCCCAGGAGTCGGCAGAGCAGGCACGAGGGGATGAGGAGCTGTTCCGCGGCAACGTGGACGAGCTCGCCAACGCCTCGTATCAGGGCGCTCGATTCAACAAGCTCTCCGCACTACTGGTCGCCGAGGACCCGCAGGCCTTCCTCGACCAGCTCTCCGCGCTGGACGTGCTCGCCAGCGGGAACGCCGAGTCGCTCGATCGGCTGACCGCCGTGGTCCGGCAGGCCGAGGAGGCCGAGGCATCGGCATCCGAGGCGGAGACCGCAGCGGCCGAGGCGGCCGCCGAGGCCGAGGAACTGCGCACCGAGATCGATGAGCGCAGGACCGAGATGGACGCGCAGATCGCCGAGGTCCAGGCGCACATCGACGACCTCACCGCAGAGGAGCAGGCCGAGTACGACCAGGGCTCCGGCGCGGACGAGGGTGAGACGGACTACCAGGTGCCCCCCGGCACCGGCACCGGCTCCGCAGCGGTGCAGGCCGCGCTCACACGGGTCGGAATGCCCTACGTGTACGGGGCCACCGGCCCCGGCACCTTCGACTGCTCCGGCCTGATGCAGTGGGCCTACAACCAGGTCGGCGTGTCGCTGCCCAGGAACAGCGCCGCCCAGGCATCCACCGGGACCGCGGTCTCCCGCGCCCAGCTGGCTCCCGGCGACCTGATCGCCTACGGAAACCCGTCGGTGCACCACATCGGCATGTACGTCGGCAACGGCAACGTCGTGCACGCCCCGACCACCGGGCAGAACGTGAAGGTCGTTCCGATCGACCGGGGCTCCAACAGCCCGATCGTTGCGATGCGACGCGTGGCCTGA
- a CDS encoding lysophospholipid acyltransferase family protein, with the protein MVYWLMKHIFLGPLMRLFFRPRIEGAENIPQQGGAILAGNHVAVADSFFMPLKIPRRVTFLAKREYFTGKGIKGRLKKLFFTSIGQVPIDRSGGSAAQATMNTAVRLLKEGRLLGIYPEGTRSPDGRLYKGKTGVARMALESEVPVIPVVVFGTDKANPIGSKMWRPYPIRIVVGKPLDFSRYEGLAGDRFVERSITDEIMYALMELSGQEYVDVYATKAKAELSGEVDAATKTRQTGDRLPESKAG; encoded by the coding sequence GTGGTCTACTGGTTGATGAAGCACATCTTCTTGGGACCCCTAATGCGGTTGTTCTTTCGGCCTCGGATCGAGGGTGCCGAAAACATTCCGCAGCAAGGCGGGGCGATCCTCGCGGGTAACCACGTGGCGGTGGCCGATTCCTTCTTCATGCCGTTGAAGATCCCTCGGCGGGTGACCTTCCTCGCCAAGCGGGAGTACTTCACCGGCAAGGGGATCAAGGGACGGCTGAAGAAGCTGTTCTTCACCTCGATCGGGCAGGTGCCCATCGATCGCTCCGGCGGCTCGGCGGCGCAGGCGACGATGAACACGGCCGTGCGACTGCTCAAGGAGGGCAGGCTGCTCGGCATCTACCCCGAGGGCACCCGCTCCCCGGACGGCAGGCTGTACAAGGGCAAGACGGGTGTGGCGCGCATGGCGCTGGAGTCGGAGGTCCCGGTGATCCCCGTGGTGGTCTTCGGCACGGACAAGGCCAACCCGATCGGCTCCAAGATGTGGCGGCCCTACCCGATCAGGATCGTCGTCGGGAAGCCGCTGGACTTCTCCCGCTACGAGGGTCTGGCCGGTGACCGGTTCGTCGAGCGATCGATCACCGACGAGATCATGTACGCCCTGATGGAGCTGTCCGGCCAGGAGTACGTCGACGTCTACGCCACCAAGGCCAAGGCCGAGCTCTCCGGCGAGGTCGACGCCGCGACGAAGACCCGGCAGACGGGCGATCGGCTTCCGGAGTCCAAGGCGGGCTGA
- a CDS encoding glycosyltransferase family 4 protein, whose amino-acid sequence MRRTLLVTNDFPPRPGGIQAYLHAFATRLPAQELTVYAPSWEGRAGSHVDFDAAQPFEVVRHPTSLMLPTGDVLSRARDVLRAGKCDTVWFGAAAPLALLGPWLREAGARRVVASTHGHEVGWSMLPGARSALRRIGASSDVVTFVSRYTRGRFSSAFGPGAALEHLPSGVDTQTFRPDPAARADIRRRHGLGDRPVVVCVSRLVPRKGQDMLIRALPQIRRQVPDAALLIVGGGPYRDRLHKLALDRGVAGHVILTGSVPWEELPAHYAAGDVFAMPCRTRGGGLDVEGLGIVFLEASATGLPVVAGRSGGAPETVLDGVTGSVVDGTDVAAVADQVGGLLADPERAAAIGRAGRDWVSRHWRWTDLATRLARLLDG is encoded by the coding sequence GTGCGTCGGACCCTCTTGGTGACCAACGACTTCCCGCCGCGTCCCGGCGGCATCCAGGCGTATCTGCACGCCTTCGCGACCAGGCTGCCCGCGCAGGAGCTGACCGTCTACGCGCCCTCCTGGGAGGGGCGGGCCGGTTCGCATGTCGACTTCGACGCGGCCCAGCCCTTCGAGGTGGTGCGGCACCCGACGAGCCTGATGCTGCCGACCGGCGATGTCCTGAGCCGGGCCCGCGACGTCCTGCGCGCCGGGAAGTGCGACACGGTGTGGTTCGGTGCGGCGGCCCCGCTGGCGCTGCTCGGTCCGTGGCTGCGGGAGGCGGGCGCGCGGCGAGTGGTGGCCAGCACGCACGGCCACGAGGTCGGCTGGTCGATGCTGCCCGGTGCGCGGTCGGCGCTGCGGCGGATCGGCGCGTCGTCCGACGTCGTGACCTTCGTCAGTCGGTACACCCGAGGACGGTTCTCCTCGGCCTTCGGCCCCGGTGCGGCGCTGGAGCACCTGCCCTCCGGGGTGGACACGCAGACCTTCCGACCCGATCCTGCGGCCAGAGCCGACATCCGGCGTCGACACGGGCTCGGCGACCGCCCGGTGGTGGTCTGCGTCTCCCGGCTCGTGCCGCGCAAGGGCCAGGACATGCTGATCCGGGCCTTGCCGCAGATCCGTCGGCAGGTGCCCGACGCGGCGCTGTTGATCGTCGGCGGCGGCCCGTACCGCGATCGGCTGCACAAGCTGGCGCTGGACCGAGGGGTGGCGGGCCATGTGATCCTCACCGGCTCGGTGCCGTGGGAGGAGCTGCCCGCGCACTACGCCGCCGGAGACGTCTTCGCGATGCCCTGCCGGACCAGGGGCGGCGGCCTCGACGTCGAGGGACTCGGCATCGTCTTCCTGGAGGCCTCGGCGACCGGGCTGCCGGTGGTGGCAGGCCGGTCGGGCGGCGCACCGGAGACCGTCTTGGACGGCGTCACCGGCTCGGTCGTCGACGGGACGGACGTCGCGGCCGTCGCCGATCAGGTGGGCGGGCTGCTCGCCGATCCGGAGCGGGCTGCGGCGATCGGCAGGGCAGGCCGCGACTGGGTCTCCCGACACTGGCGCTGGACCGACCTCGCCACGCGGCTGGCGCGGCTGCTCGACGGCTGA
- a CDS encoding SRPBCC family protein yields MADESTQSLVIDAPANRIMGVIADFTAYPEWAGNLKSTEVLAEDDDGRARQVRFSLDAGVLKDKYALAYEWAADGLSVSWVLVEGQMQKAQRGSYRLDPKGPDGPTTVTYTLSVDLTIPMIGLFKRKAEKVVMDTALKELKRRVEGGSSPARPE; encoded by the coding sequence ATGGCCGACGAGTCCACCCAGTCCCTCGTGATCGATGCACCCGCCAACCGCATCATGGGGGTCATCGCGGATTTCACGGCCTACCCCGAGTGGGCGGGCAATCTCAAGAGCACGGAGGTCCTCGCCGAGGACGACGACGGACGGGCCCGCCAGGTCCGGTTCTCCCTGGACGCGGGCGTCCTCAAGGACAAGTACGCGCTGGCCTATGAATGGGCCGCCGACGGCCTCTCGGTGAGCTGGGTCCTCGTGGAGGGCCAGATGCAGAAGGCGCAGCGCGGCAGCTACCGGCTCGACCCGAAGGGCCCGGACGGCCCGACGACGGTGACCTACACGCTGTCGGTCGACCTGACCATCCCGATGATCGGCCTCTTCAAGCGCAAGGCGGAGAAGGTCGTGATGGACACGGCGCTGAAGGAGCTCAAGCGTCGGGTCGAGGGCGGTTCCTCGCCGGCTCGACCGGAGTAG
- a CDS encoding alpha/beta hydrolase, translating to MPVMAGAEPFSHDASGEIGVLLCHGFTGSPQSMRPWARHLAEAGFSVRSPLLPGHGTHWRELNRTRWQDWYDCDADAFDELRSRCDSVFVFGQSMGGTLALRLAQQRGAQVAGVMLVNPSVMSLRKGIAALPVLSRVWPSLPGIAGGIAKPDVAEIAYDRLPLRAMASLAQLWRLVRADLPVVTAPMVLCTSPADPVVEPVNSQIIADGVRSADLVQMPLPDSSHVATLDHDAPQIFARSVEFVRRVADERAGSRS from the coding sequence GTGCCCGTGATGGCCGGTGCCGAGCCGTTCAGTCACGACGCCTCCGGTGAGATCGGTGTCCTGCTCTGCCATGGCTTCACAGGGTCGCCGCAGAGCATGCGGCCCTGGGCGCGACATCTCGCCGAGGCCGGGTTCAGCGTGCGATCGCCGCTGCTCCCGGGCCATGGAACACACTGGCGTGAGCTGAACCGAACTCGCTGGCAGGACTGGTACGACTGTGATGCCGATGCGTTCGACGAGCTGCGCTCCCGCTGCGACTCGGTCTTCGTCTTCGGCCAGTCGATGGGCGGGACGCTCGCGTTGCGACTCGCCCAGCAACGCGGCGCCCAGGTCGCCGGGGTGATGTTGGTCAACCCGTCGGTGATGTCCTTGCGCAAGGGGATCGCCGCGCTGCCGGTGCTGTCCAGGGTGTGGCCTTCGCTACCCGGCATCGCCGGGGGCATCGCCAAGCCGGATGTGGCGGAGATCGCCTACGACCGCCTCCCGCTCCGGGCGATGGCGAGTCTGGCGCAGCTGTGGCGGCTGGTCCGAGCCGACCTGCCGGTGGTCACTGCGCCCATGGTGCTGTGCACCTCGCCAGCCGACCCGGTCGTGGAGCCGGTGAACTCGCAGATCATCGCCGACGGCGTTCGCAGCGCGGACCTCGTGCAGATGCCGCTGCCCGACAGCTCCCACGTCGCGACGCTCGATCATGACGCCCCGCAGATCTTCGCGCGCAGTGTCGAGTTCGTGAGACGAGTGGCCGACGAACGAGCCGGGAGCCGGTCATGA
- a CDS encoding metallophosphoesterase family protein, with the protein MRVHVVSDVHGNVEGLAKAGEGADALIVLGDLLDFVDYLEPGNGIFGALFGAERVARFGELRRSPTGEAGAYIRSLWAGLDDAAAKVDAAVREQYARLFAAMTVPTFATPGNVDNPELWSEFAGPNVTVLDGQTVELDGMRVGFVGGALFPPGVRARPGSPWKPYLRSAADFDAAIAGLGAVDLLCTHIPPSVPELCYDVVARHSELGSDGIRRALREHRPRWSVFGHVHQPLAPRMRVDGTECVNVGHFQQTGVPYVLQW; encoded by the coding sequence GTGCGGGTTCATGTGGTGTCCGACGTGCACGGCAACGTCGAGGGTCTGGCCAAGGCCGGCGAAGGGGCCGACGCCCTCATCGTCCTCGGCGACCTGCTCGACTTCGTCGACTATCTGGAACCCGGGAACGGAATCTTCGGCGCCCTGTTCGGCGCCGAGCGGGTGGCGCGCTTCGGCGAGCTGCGCCGCTCGCCGACCGGTGAGGCTGGCGCCTACATCCGCTCGCTGTGGGCAGGCCTGGACGACGCGGCGGCCAAGGTCGACGCCGCCGTCCGCGAGCAGTACGCCCGGCTCTTCGCCGCCATGACCGTCCCGACGTTCGCGACGCCGGGAAACGTCGACAATCCCGAACTGTGGTCGGAGTTCGCTGGGCCGAACGTGACGGTGCTCGACGGTCAGACGGTCGAACTCGACGGGATGCGCGTCGGCTTCGTCGGCGGCGCGCTCTTCCCGCCGGGCGTCCGAGCCCGTCCCGGCTCGCCGTGGAAGCCGTACCTGCGGTCGGCGGCGGACTTCGACGCCGCGATCGCCGGGCTGGGCGCGGTCGACCTCCTCTGCACCCACATCCCGCCGTCGGTGCCGGAACTCTGTTACGACGTCGTCGCCCGGCACAGTGAACTCGGCTCGGACGGGATTCGGCGGGCACTGCGGGAGCATCGGCCGCGTTGGTCGGTCTTCGGACACGTCCATCAGCCGCTGGCCCCGCGAATGCGTGTCGACGGCACGGAATGCGTCAACGTCGGTCACTTCCAGCAGACCGGGGTCCCGTACGTGCTCCAGTGGTGA
- a CDS encoding basic secretory protein-like protein, whose product MSRSRSWAAAAITAVLVTALALITLPRADRLDDHRLDGRAEAASVTASPPPLPFRSRSMTGEPSGSAADAANLTADDEAVARLLDRRARAVLDRDEQAFLATVDPAADPEFRRSEREMFANLADVPLAEWSYRLVRPAALMPPPPAVRSGPDAVAAPEVELRYALAGVDEESTGKPMAFLFVRRGAQWYVNSDTGLESQGRRTWRGPWSYGPCLVLRVRSGLVLGHPENAALTRRVADELDDAVRSVSEVWGTDWSRQAAVLLPASSEEFHAQAGHVFSLEDIAALAVADTVDTATGRATGQRVVVNPTSAARLSDTALRVVLRHEVTHVAARGQTAPGAPMWLLEGFADYVGYRDSGLSPRQIAPDLHELISGSPAADVEGSAPGTGQPPPTPPLAVPALPADGEFHEGGRRLDLAYQTSWSLLDFLATRYGETRVVNLYRRLAIQGEWAEDDVDRVLRSEFGLGRTALLADWRSMLADEFG is encoded by the coding sequence ATGTCGCGGTCCCGCAGTTGGGCGGCAGCCGCGATCACCGCTGTGCTGGTGACGGCGCTGGCCCTCATTACGCTGCCTAGGGCCGATCGGCTCGACGACCACCGGCTCGACGGCCGTGCGGAAGCGGCGAGCGTGACGGCCTCGCCCCCGCCGCTGCCCTTCCGATCGCGTTCGATGACGGGCGAGCCGTCCGGCTCCGCCGCCGACGCGGCGAATCTGACGGCGGACGACGAAGCCGTCGCCCGGCTGCTGGATCGACGGGCCAGAGCGGTGCTGGACCGCGACGAACAGGCGTTCCTGGCCACGGTGGACCCGGCGGCGGACCCCGAGTTCCGGCGGTCCGAACGGGAGATGTTCGCCAATCTGGCCGACGTCCCGTTGGCCGAGTGGAGTTATCGGCTCGTCCGCCCGGCCGCGCTGATGCCGCCGCCGCCCGCCGTCCGTTCCGGGCCGGACGCGGTCGCCGCGCCCGAGGTGGAGCTGCGGTACGCCCTGGCCGGGGTCGACGAGGAGAGCACCGGGAAGCCGATGGCGTTCCTCTTCGTTCGGCGCGGCGCACAGTGGTACGTCAACTCCGACACCGGCCTGGAGTCGCAGGGCCGCCGGACCTGGCGCGGCCCCTGGTCTTACGGCCCGTGCCTGGTGCTTCGGGTCCGCTCCGGTCTGGTGCTCGGCCATCCGGAGAACGCGGCGTTGACGCGCAGGGTGGCCGACGAACTCGACGACGCCGTCCGGTCGGTCAGCGAGGTCTGGGGCACGGACTGGTCCCGCCAGGCCGCCGTGCTGCTGCCTGCCTCCAGCGAGGAGTTCCACGCGCAGGCCGGTCACGTCTTCTCGCTGGAGGACATCGCGGCCCTCGCGGTCGCCGACACCGTCGACACCGCCACCGGCCGGGCCACCGGGCAGCGCGTCGTGGTGAATCCGACGTCGGCGGCCCGGCTGTCCGACACGGCGCTGCGCGTCGTGCTGCGCCACGAGGTCACCCACGTCGCGGCCAGGGGCCAGACCGCCCCCGGAGCGCCGATGTGGCTCCTGGAGGGCTTCGCCGACTACGTCGGCTACCGGGACAGCGGGCTGTCTCCCCGACAGATCGCCCCCGACCTGCACGAGCTGATCTCGGGCTCGCCTGCCGCCGACGTGGAGGGATCGGCGCCGGGGACCGGGCAGCCGCCCCCGACGCCGCCGCTCGCGGTGCCTGCGCTCCCCGCAGACGGCGAGTTCCACGAGGGCGGCAGGCGGCTCGACCTCGCCTATCAGACCTCGTGGTCGTTGCTCGACTTCCTCGCCACCCGCTACGGCGAGACCAGGGTGGTCAACCTGTACCGGCGGCTGGCGATCCAGGGCGAGTGGGCCGAGGACGACGTCGACCGCGTGCTGCGGTCCGAGTTCGGGCTCGGCCGGACGGCGCTGCTCGCCGACTGGCGGAGCATGCTGGCGGACGAGTTCGGCTGA
- a CDS encoding AMP-dependent synthetase/ligase yields the protein MREFSVPASTTVSAEENLTDMVWANADRFAGTVSFRRRVEGTWIDVTAADFAAQVMSVAKGLIAAGLEPGDRIALMSRTRYEWSLLDFAIWAAGAVSVPIYETSSADQVEWLLADSQAKAVIVEDADHRRRVDAVVDLLPEVRHVWQIEGPDGQTGAAGAVDELTALGGAIPNARVRARSRAVGADDLATLIYTSGTTGRAKGCELTHRNLLAEVRADITAYPKLLEPGNSVLMFLPMAHVLARAIAICAVYARTTLGHTSQIASLVSDLGTFRPTFVLTVPRVFEKVHAKARAQAHDSGRGSVFDAAEKTAIAYSRAREASGPSIGLRVRHAMFDRLVYRRLRAALGGRCVAAVSGGAPLSERLTHFFRGVGIPVLEGYGLTETTAAACVNTLDAARIGTVGRPVAGTTVRIADDGEVLIKGEIVTRGYWNDVAATAQAMPDGWFHTGDLGELDSAGFLRITGRKKEIIVTAGGKNVAPAALEDRVREHPLVSHCMLVGDRRPFIGALITLDDEALAGWRARRGLGNASSAARADDPDLLRELQRAVDAANESVSTTESIKRFRVLDEDFTEAGGDLTPSLKLRRNVIVQSRAVDIESIYQT from the coding sequence GTGCGTGAGTTCAGTGTCCCCGCCTCCACCACGGTCTCCGCCGAGGAGAACCTCACCGACATGGTGTGGGCCAACGCGGATCGCTTCGCGGGCACCGTCAGCTTCCGCCGCCGGGTGGAGGGCACCTGGATCGACGTGACGGCGGCCGACTTCGCCGCGCAGGTCATGTCGGTGGCGAAGGGACTGATCGCGGCCGGTTTAGAGCCGGGTGACCGGATCGCGTTGATGTCACGCACCCGCTACGAATGGAGTCTGCTGGACTTCGCGATCTGGGCGGCGGGCGCGGTCAGCGTCCCGATCTACGAGACGTCCTCCGCCGACCAGGTCGAATGGCTGCTCGCGGACTCGCAGGCCAAGGCGGTGATCGTGGAGGACGCCGATCACCGGCGCCGCGTCGACGCCGTGGTCGACCTGCTGCCCGAGGTCCGCCACGTCTGGCAGATCGAGGGGCCCGACGGACAGACCGGCGCGGCGGGGGCGGTGGACGAGCTGACCGCGTTGGGCGGTGCGATCCCCAACGCGCGGGTTCGGGCCCGCAGCCGCGCCGTCGGCGCCGACGACCTCGCGACGCTGATCTACACCTCGGGGACCACCGGCCGCGCCAAGGGCTGCGAGCTGACCCACCGGAATCTCCTCGCCGAGGTCCGCGCCGACATCACCGCCTACCCGAAACTGTTGGAGCCGGGGAACTCGGTGTTGATGTTCCTGCCGATGGCGCACGTACTCGCCAGGGCGATCGCGATCTGCGCCGTGTACGCCAGGACCACGCTCGGCCACACCAGCCAGATCGCGAGCCTGGTCAGCGACCTGGGCACCTTCCGGCCGACGTTCGTGCTGACCGTGCCCCGCGTCTTCGAGAAGGTCCATGCGAAGGCCAGGGCCCAGGCCCACGACAGTGGTCGAGGCAGCGTGTTCGACGCGGCCGAGAAGACCGCGATCGCCTACAGCAGGGCGCGCGAGGCGAGCGGCCCCTCGATCGGGCTGCGCGTGCGACACGCGATGTTCGACCGGCTGGTGTACCGACGACTGCGCGCCGCGCTCGGCGGGCGCTGTGTGGCGGCCGTCTCCGGCGGTGCGCCGCTGAGCGAGCGGCTGACGCACTTCTTCCGGGGCGTGGGCATCCCCGTCCTCGAAGGCTACGGACTGACCGAGACCACCGCCGCCGCCTGCGTGAACACCCTGGACGCCGCGCGAATCGGCACGGTGGGCAGGCCGGTGGCGGGCACGACGGTGCGCATCGCCGACGACGGCGAGGTGCTGATCAAGGGGGAGATCGTCACCCGCGGCTACTGGAACGACGTGGCGGCCACGGCGCAGGCCATGCCCGACGGCTGGTTCCACACCGGCGACCTCGGCGAACTTGATTCGGCAGGCTTCCTACGGATCACCGGCCGCAAGAAGGAGATCATCGTGACGGCGGGCGGCAAGAACGTCGCACCCGCCGCGCTGGAGGATCGGGTCCGGGAGCATCCGCTGGTCAGCCACTGCATGCTGGTCGGCGACCGACGCCCGTTCATCGGCGCGCTGATCACGCTGGACGACGAGGCGCTGGCAGGCTGGCGGGCCCGTCGGGGACTCGGCAACGCGAGTTCCGCCGCTCGTGCCGACGATCCTGACCTGCTCCGCGAGCTGCAGCGGGCCGTGGACGCGGCGAACGAGTCCGTGTCCACGACGGAGTCGATCAAGCGATTCCGGGTGCTCGACGAGGACTTCACCGAGGCAGGCGGCGATCTGACGCCCAGCTTGAAGCTGCGCAGGAACGTCATCGTTCAGAGCCGCGCCGTGGACATCGAGTCGATCTACCAGACCTGA
- a CDS encoding ROK family protein has protein sequence MDVGGTSVRAGVVDEHGTVLRIERTGTPAEEKRLDDAVVDTVHRLMRDHEVASVGLAVAGFVSDDRASVRFAPHLAWRRAPVAERISRRTGLPVVLEHDVNAAALGEHRFGAARGVGVAVLVAIGTGIGAALLIDGQLFRGSFGVAPELGHLIVVPEGRPCPCGKSGCWERYTSGTALATRARELLAERADVVSTLTEIADDPARLTGQRVAEAARDGDEIALAAMAEFAHWLGSGLALVSDVYDPEVIVLGGGVSASAELFLDRARARHAEAMTGAGFRPAARIQLGELGDLAGIVGAAELARDHVEQTG, from the coding sequence ATGGACGTCGGCGGCACGAGCGTCCGAGCCGGAGTGGTCGACGAGCACGGCACGGTGCTGCGCATCGAGCGCACCGGGACGCCTGCCGAGGAGAAGCGGCTCGACGACGCCGTGGTGGACACCGTCCACCGGCTGATGCGTGATCACGAGGTGGCCTCGGTCGGACTCGCCGTCGCGGGTTTCGTCAGCGACGATCGTGCCTCGGTGCGGTTCGCACCCCACCTCGCCTGGCGGCGGGCGCCGGTCGCCGAGCGGATCTCGCGACGGACCGGCCTGCCGGTCGTGTTGGAACACGATGTCAATGCGGCGGCGCTGGGCGAGCATCGCTTCGGCGCGGCGCGCGGGGTGGGCGTCGCGGTGCTCGTGGCGATCGGCACGGGCATCGGCGCCGCCCTGTTGATCGACGGGCAGCTGTTTCGCGGATCGTTCGGCGTCGCGCCGGAACTCGGCCATCTCATCGTCGTGCCGGAAGGGCGGCCCTGTCCGTGCGGGAAGTCGGGCTGCTGGGAGCGCTACACGAGCGGCACGGCGTTGGCGACCAGGGCCCGCGAACTGCTGGCTGAACGGGCCGACGTCGTCTCGACCCTGACCGAGATCGCCGACGATCCCGCCCGGCTCACCGGGCAGCGGGTGGCCGAGGCGGCGCGGGACGGCGACGAGATCGCGCTGGCGGCGATGGCCGAGTTCGCCCACTGGCTGGGCAGCGGCCTGGCGCTGGTCTCCGACGTCTACGACCCGGAGGTCATCGTGTTGGGCGGCGGGGTGTCGGCCTCGGCCGAACTGTTCCTCGACCGGGCCAGGGCCCGGCACGCCGAGGCGATGACCGGCGCGGGATTCCGCCCTGCCGCGCGGATTCAGCTCGGGGAACTGGGTGATCTCGCGGGCATCGTCGGCGCCGCCGAGCTGGCCAGGGACCACGTCGAGCAGACGGGCTAG